In the Cryptosporangium minutisporangium genome, one interval contains:
- a CDS encoding CoA transferase, translated as MSGVRVIDLTAMVMGPYCTQIMADLGADVIKIEPPSGDNTRYISAGPEPGMGGVFTNINRGKRSVVLDLRTAEGKDGLSALIEGGDVFIHSMRGKAINALGFGYPEVAAINPTIVYTNCYGYGRRGPDANRTAYDDTIQAECGLPYVQQQLTGTPSYVGTILADKVAGMTALYATTMALFHRERTGEGQEVEVAMFETMAAFMLVEHANVAMFTPPLGPPGYPRALAPNRAPYRTKDGLISALVYNDKQWSAFVDAVKPPWARPEFATLAQRAQQVETVYALLAETFRERTTQDWLDLLRSLEIPAAPVRALDELLDDRHLNAVGLFETVDTPNGPVRFPGVPTWFSRTPGRVAGPAPRLGAHTEEIFDELGRGTPSREASDRGGK; from the coding sequence CTGTCCGGCGTCCGCGTCATCGACCTCACGGCGATGGTGATGGGCCCCTACTGCACCCAGATCATGGCTGACCTGGGCGCGGACGTGATCAAGATCGAGCCCCCCAGCGGCGACAACACCCGGTACATCTCGGCCGGCCCCGAACCGGGCATGGGCGGCGTGTTCACCAACATCAACCGGGGCAAGCGCAGCGTGGTGCTCGACCTCCGGACGGCCGAGGGCAAGGACGGGCTGTCCGCGCTGATCGAGGGCGGCGACGTCTTCATCCACTCGATGCGCGGCAAGGCCATCAACGCCCTCGGGTTCGGCTATCCGGAGGTCGCGGCGATCAACCCGACGATCGTCTACACGAACTGCTACGGCTACGGCCGCCGCGGTCCGGACGCGAACCGGACCGCGTACGACGACACGATCCAGGCCGAGTGCGGGCTGCCGTACGTCCAGCAGCAACTGACCGGGACACCCAGCTACGTGGGCACGATCCTCGCCGACAAGGTGGCCGGAATGACCGCGCTCTACGCCACCACGATGGCGCTGTTCCACCGCGAGCGCACCGGCGAAGGCCAGGAGGTCGAGGTCGCCATGTTCGAGACGATGGCCGCGTTCATGCTGGTGGAGCACGCCAACGTCGCGATGTTCACCCCGCCGCTCGGCCCGCCGGGGTACCCGCGCGCGCTGGCCCCCAACCGCGCTCCGTACCGCACCAAGGACGGCCTGATCTCCGCGCTGGTCTACAACGACAAACAGTGGTCCGCGTTCGTCGACGCGGTGAAACCGCCGTGGGCCCGCCCCGAGTTCGCGACGCTCGCACAACGCGCGCAGCAGGTGGAGACCGTCTACGCGCTGCTGGCCGAGACGTTCCGGGAGCGCACCACGCAGGACTGGCTCGACCTGCTCCGATCCCTCGAGATCCCGGCCGCACCGGTCCGCGCCCTCGACGAATTGCTCGACGATCGGCACCTGAACGCCGTCGGCCTGTTCGAGACGGTGGACACGCCGAACGGCCCGGTGCGTTTCCCCGGGGTGCCGACCTGGTTCTCCCGCACGCCGGGCCGGGTCGCCGGTCCGGCACCCCGGCTCGGCGCCCACACCGAGGAGATCTTCGACGAACTCGGCCGCGGCACACCCAGCCGGGAAGCATCCGACCGGGGCGGGAAGTGA